In Mycetocola zhujimingii, one DNA window encodes the following:
- a CDS encoding DedA family protein: protein MNEFLTWLLDLVQSVDPVLRTVLAGTAILLETSVLVGLIVPGDTVVIVSSTAVESPAQFVGLIAAVLIGSIVGESIGFALGRFFGPRIRASRLGRKIGDRHWVRAENYLDRRGGIAVFISRFLPVLHSLIPLTVGMSSMSYRRFISWTIPACLLWSIAYVSVGSAAAGTYRQLADQLHYAGYIFVAIIGAFLVVAYLVKRVLKRSEERHMNRPGDGDPATPESD from the coding sequence GCGGGCACCGCGATCCTGCTCGAAACCAGCGTGCTCGTCGGTCTCATTGTTCCCGGCGACACCGTCGTCATTGTGTCGAGCACGGCGGTCGAGAGCCCTGCCCAGTTCGTTGGGCTGATCGCCGCCGTACTGATCGGCTCGATCGTCGGCGAGTCCATCGGCTTCGCACTCGGACGATTCTTCGGACCCCGGATCCGGGCGAGCCGCCTCGGCAGGAAGATCGGCGATCGCCACTGGGTCCGGGCGGAAAACTATCTCGACAGGCGAGGGGGCATCGCCGTCTTTATTTCACGATTCCTTCCTGTACTGCACTCGCTCATCCCCCTCACGGTCGGGATGAGTTCCATGTCGTATCGCCGATTCATCAGCTGGACCATCCCCGCCTGCCTGTTGTGGTCGATCGCCTACGTCTCGGTCGGTTCGGCGGCGGCCGGCACCTACAGGCAACTCGCTGACCAGCTGCACTACGCCGGCTACATCTTCGTGGCGATTATCGGGGCGTTCCTGGTCGTGGCATACCTCGTCAAGCGAGTTCTGAAACGCTCGGAAGAGCGCCACATGAACCGCCCGGGTGACGGTGACCCAGCAACACCCGAAAGCGACTGA